The following proteins are encoded in a genomic region of Takifugu rubripes chromosome 21, fTakRub1.2, whole genome shotgun sequence:
- the ccdc117 gene encoding coiled-coil domain-containing protein 117 isoform X1: MHQSAHTSSGVGCLPAMFSFSGPSGFPQFDFGAPRMSDDLQKSQMSNSSWETRCLRKNKRRADDEACSAKKRRLTMEAEVDFTDNSCSNPRFDWPSASGCLPPLLASQQDNPGPLLPVGLSKTPNLLQPLCGLPQPEMDSSCMEIEAAQRKLQEIEDRITLEDDDEDEDLGVEPAPKRPVLVILDSLKEGLQRGITDILPHTVAQSVSHSCMELVLWRPPDELFSRKQKNPAQKLRKQQTAVSQQPLTPCSSPDHQGPSSPPADAHSCLYSFPATRSSGEEDMEM, encoded by the exons ATGCACCAATCTGCTCATACAAGCAGTGGCGTGGGATGTTTGCCAGCCATGTTCTCATTTTCAGGCCCCAGCGGCTTTCCACAATTTGATTTCGGAGCTCCACGCATGTCAGACGACCTGCAAAAATCACAAATGTCCAACAG cagctgggagACCCGGTGTCTAAGGAAGAACAAGCGGAGAGCTGATGATGA AGCGTGCAGCGCCAAAAAGAGGAGGCTAACGATGGAGGCAGAAGTGGACTTTACAGACAACTCGTGTAGTAACCCTCGTTTTGACTGGCCTTCAGCAAGCGGTTGCCTTCCTCCCCTGTTGGCTTCACAGCAGGACAACCCTGGACCTTTATTACCTGTGGGTTTATCTAAAACCCCGAATTTACTGCAGCCCCTCTGTGGTCTGCCCCAGCCTGAGATGGACAGCTCCTGCATGGAGATAGAAGCAGCTCAGAGGAAACTTCAGGAGATCGAAGACAG AATTACGTTGGAGGATgacgatgaggatgaagatTTAGGTGTTGAGCCGGCACCGAAGCGACCAGTGCTGGTGATTTTGGACAGTCTGAAGGAGGGTCTGCAGCGGGGCATCACTGACATATTACCACACACAGTAGCTCAGTCCGT GAGCCATTCCTGCATGGAGTTGGTGTTGTGGCGCCCACCGGATGAGCTGTTCTCCCGGAAGCAAAAGAACCCGGCACAGAAACTACGTAAACAACAGACAGCAGTGTCTCAGCAACCCCTGACTCCCTGTTCGTCTCCTGACCATCAGGGCCCCTCCAGCCCTCCTGCTGACGCTCACTCTTGCCTGTACAGCTTCCCTGCCACCCGCAGCTCCGGAGAGGAGGACATGGAAATGTAA
- the tcn2 gene encoding transcobalamin-2: MLLLVIISSLAFVSAKECDTEVDHHKLLLSLNRRLLSSLETQGGRPNPSVHLALRLSSHHNLAMENNHLNSLKTKLHNDLQSSLSNSQAVTGLLALYTLALKSSCFDLSTVSFSVQGRIETLLMHLKQQMEQEKDHMAYSAGPLTNYYQYSLGVLALCVSSVRVNNHVTNKLIHAAQHEDFRHGDSESVDTYAMAGMALQCVKNAGFHVHSATGLNAALAKIKQKLLASRKSGGHIGNEFSTGLAVQALLAMGSPETEYTPALEAMRTSVRCNVYHNPMAMSQVLPALNQKSYLTVKHKQCLSEDDSLVLEPKDPVMELDTETTVNLTVEVVTFSNKIVPYYVDVPKGSTLLEALGILRDKTDGFTFETESSLWGPFLSVVNGEQARQSDRRYWSLSSNGNALTEGASDFKIKKAQKITIQNKSY, encoded by the exons ATGCTGCTTTTAGTCATTATAAGTTCGCTGGCTTTCGTCTCTGCTAAAGAATGCG ACACCgaagtagaccaccacaaacTCCTCCTGTCACTCAATCGAAGGCTCCTGTCTTCGCTGGAGACGCAGGGAGGTCGTCCTAATCCCAGTGTCCACCTGGCGTTGCGGCTTTCCAGCCACCATAATCTGGCCATGGAGAACAATCACTTAAACAGCCTGAAAACCAAGTTACACAACGACCTCCAAAG ctctctCTCCAACAGCCAGGCTGTGACGGGGCTCTTGGCCCTGTACACCCTGGCTCTGAAATCCTCCTGCTTTGACCTCAGCACGGTCAGCTTCTCCGTGCAGGGGAGGATCGAGACTCTGCTGATGCACCTGAAGCAGCAGATGGAACAGGAGAAAGATCACATGGCTT ACAGCGCTGGCCCTTTGACCAACTACTACCAGTACTCTCTGGGAGTCCTCGCGCTATGCGTGAGCAGCGTCCGGGTCAACAACCATGTCACCAACAAGCTCATTCACGCTGCACAACACGAGGACTTCAGGCACGGAGACTCCGAGAGTGTCG ACACTTATGCCATGGCAGGCATGGCCCTCCAGTGTGTGAAGAACGCTGGATTTCACGTCCACAGCGCCACCGGGCTCAACGCGGCTCTCGCCAAGATCAAGCAGAAGCTCTTGGCCTCTAGAAAGTCTGGTGGTCACATTGGCAATGAATTCAGCACAGGTCTAGCGGTTCAA GCCTTATTGGCGATGGGAAGCCCTGAAACAGAGTACACTCCTGCATTGGAAGCAATGAGGACAAGTGTCAGATGCAACGTGTATCACAACCCGATGGCCATGTCTCAGGTTCTACCAGCTCTCAACCAGAAGTCCTACCTGACCGTTAAACACAAGCAGTGTTTGTCTGAGGATG ACTCTCTGGTGCTGGAGCCCAAAGACCCTGTGATGGAATTAGACACGGAGACCACAGTGAACCTAACAGTGGAGGTTGTGACATTCAGCAATAAAATTGTTCCTTATTATGTGGATGTGCCAAAGGGCAGCACCCTGTTGGAGGCCCTCGGTATACTCCGAGACAAAACGGATGGCTTCAC GTTTGAAACCGAGTCCAGCCTGTGGGGGCCTTTTTTGAGTGTGGTGAACGGAGAGCAGGCCAGGCAGAGCGACCGCAGATACTGGAGCCTCTCATCTAATGGCAACGCACTCACTGAGG GTGCCAGTGACTTCAAGATTAAGAAGGCTCAAAAGATCACCATCCAAAACAAAAGTTACTGA
- the dguok gene encoding deoxyguanosine kinase, mitochondrial isoform X1 — translation MYRCALFNLVTTLNIQTCVVQVRRLGSSTASILRGGKRTIRLNIMANKTGKQSFSGRARETAGQIKRVSIEGNIAVGKSTFARLLQSACPDWEVMTEPVSMWQNIQTANSKDSQGSPQTTVSNLLQMMYQDPPRWSYTFQTYSCMSRMKTQLQPPPAHLLTSVGTAVQVYERSVYSDRYIFALNMFELGCISPIEWAIYQDWHSLLVEEFGPRVELEGIIYLRAPPETCLKRLQHRGRAEEEGVKLDYLEMLHVQHERWLVEKSTEIHFDKLKNIPVLELDASAEFQSDPVVQEQFISKVKNFFSSL, via the exons ATGTACCGATGCGCACTGTTCAACCTTGTCACTACACTAAATATACAGACGTGCGTCGTACAGGTCAGGAGACTTGGGTCCAGCACCGCTAGCATCCTGAGAGGTGGAAAGAGAACAATCAGGCTAAATATTATGGCTAATAAAACAGGGAAGCAAAGTTTTTCCGGTCGTGCCCGAGAAACTGCTGGCCAAATAAAACGAGTTTCCATTGAGGGTAACATTG CTGTTGGGAAATCGACCTTTGCCAGACTCCTTCAGTCGGCCTGTCCAGACTGGGAGGTGATGACAGAACCAGTGAGCATGTGGCAGAACATCCAGACGGCGAACTCAAAG GACTCGCAGGGATCCCCTCAGACCACAGTCAGTAacctgctgcagatgatgtACCAGGACCCTCCGCGCTGGTCGTACACGTTCCAGACCTATTCCTGTATGAGCCGAATGAAGACGCAGCTGCAGCCGCCTCCTGCTCACCTGCTCACCTCAGTCGGAACTGCTGTCCAGGTTTATGAGCGCTCCGTCTACAGCGACAG ATACATCTTTGCCTTGAACATGTTTGAGCTGGGCTGTATTAGTCCGATAGAGTGGGCCATCTACCAGGACTGGCACTCCCTCCTGGTGGAAGAGTTCGGACCccgggtggagctggagggcaTCATCTACCTGAGAGCCCCACCAGAG ACGTGTCTGAAGCGCCTGCAGCACCGAGGACGGGCGGAAGAAGAGGGAGTGAAACTGGACTATCTGGAAATGCTGCATGTTCAACACGAGAGGTGGCTCGTAGAGAAGAGCACCGA GATACACTTTGACAAATTAAAAAACATTCCCGTGTTAGAGCTGGATGCCAGTGCGGAGTTTCAGAGTGACCCAGTGGTGCAGGAGCAGTTTATATCAAAG GTGAAGAACTTCTTCAGTTCTTTATAA
- the spaw gene encoding southpaw, with protein sequence MEGSILRVFCTLLLCSPGSVFSTVEHRHRPGLGVSSLSRNVPANRSRYPLYMMQLYRSFRVADWSSDAAGGLDDELLQGSDAVLSLTAGGCYQVGERWTVTFDMSSVSTSELVQRAEIRIRLPALSSSKSTTVDLYHSRKESCEPNTLCQDGRLFLGSFSTSASSSKSSWKVFNVTALLKYWLYQGERVAGQEDSGESDVDQGSGAEDSSSFLKRQRLHHPTTNRVVMVIFSKHNEPQEGKAAYSLLHTVENSKYVTAGGVHHDSQGRRHKRNKMERLRGAEAEEASPVATAAAEEEPVQRTLCRRVDMWVDFDHIGWDAWIIHPKRFNAYRCEGECPTPLDESFNPSNHAYMQSLLRHHHPHRVSCPSCVPTRLSPLSMLYFESDDLTLRHHEDMIVEECGCQ encoded by the exons ATGGAAGGCAGCATCCTGAGAGTTTTCTGCACGCTTCTCCTTTGCTCGCCTGGATCGGTTTTCAGCACGGTGGAGCACAGACATCGCCCAGGCCTCGGGGTCAGTTCGCTGTCCAGAAACGTCCCGGCGAATCGCAGCAGATACCCGCTGTACATGATGCAGCTGTACCGATCATTCAGGGTGGCTGACTGGTCTTCGGACGCTGCCGGTGGCCTTGATGACGAGTTGCTGCAGGGTTCAGACGCGGTGCTCAGCCTCACAGCTGGAG GCTGCTATCAAGTGGGCGAACGGTGGACGGTCACATTTGACATGTCGTCCGTCTCTACCAGCGAGCTCGTCCAGCGTGCAGAAATTCGGATCAGGCTGCCGGCTCTATCCAGCTCCAAAAGCACCACTGTGGATTTATACCACTCCAGGAAGGAGAGCTGTGAGCCGAACACACTGTGCCAGGACGGGCGCCTGTTCCTGGGGAGCTTTAGCACGTCAGCCAGCAGCTCCAAGTCCTCCTGGAAGGTCTTTAACGTGACTGCTCTGTTAAAGTACTGGCTGTACCAGGGTGAAAGAGTGGCCGGCCAGGAGGACTCAGGAGAGTCCGATGTGGACCAGGGGAGTGGTGCTGAAGacagcagctccttcctcaAGAGACAAAGACTCCACCATCCTACCACGAACCGGGTCGTGATGGTCatcttctccaaacacaacGAGCCCCAGGAAGGTAAAGCAGCGTACAGCCTCTTACACACCGTGGAAAACTCCAAGTACGTCACCGCGGGCGGCGTGCATCACGACAGTCAAGGTCGTCGCCACAAACGGAACAAGATGGAGAGGCTGAGGGGGGCTGAAGCAGAGGAAGCGTCACCCGTGgcaacagcagcggcagaaGAAGAGCCCGTCCAGAGGACGCTTTGTCGCAGGGTGGACATGTGGGTGGACTTTGACCACATCGGCTGGGACGCCTGGATTATTCACCCCAAGCGCTTTAACGCTTATCGGTGCGAGGGGGAGTGTCCGACGCCGCTGGACGAGTCCTTCAATCCCAGCAACCACGCGTACATGCAG AGTCTCCTGCGACATCACCACCCACACAGAGTGTCTTGCCCGTCATGTGTCCCAACGCGTCTCAGCCCGCTGTCCATGCTGTACTTCGAGAGTGACGATTTGACCCTGCGGCACCACGAGGACATGATAGTGGAGGAGTGTGGCTGTCAGTGA
- the dguok gene encoding deoxyguanosine kinase, mitochondrial isoform X2, with protein sequence MANKTGKQSFSGRARETAGQIKRVSIEGNIAVGKSTFARLLQSACPDWEVMTEPVSMWQNIQTANSKDSQGSPQTTVSNLLQMMYQDPPRWSYTFQTYSCMSRMKTQLQPPPAHLLTSVGTAVQVYERSVYSDRYIFALNMFELGCISPIEWAIYQDWHSLLVEEFGPRVELEGIIYLRAPPETCLKRLQHRGRAEEEGVKLDYLEMLHVQHERWLVEKSTEIHFDKLKNIPVLELDASAEFQSDPVVQEQFISKVKNFFSSL encoded by the exons ATGGCTAATAAAACAGGGAAGCAAAGTTTTTCCGGTCGTGCCCGAGAAACTGCTGGCCAAATAAAACGAGTTTCCATTGAGGGTAACATTG CTGTTGGGAAATCGACCTTTGCCAGACTCCTTCAGTCGGCCTGTCCAGACTGGGAGGTGATGACAGAACCAGTGAGCATGTGGCAGAACATCCAGACGGCGAACTCAAAG GACTCGCAGGGATCCCCTCAGACCACAGTCAGTAacctgctgcagatgatgtACCAGGACCCTCCGCGCTGGTCGTACACGTTCCAGACCTATTCCTGTATGAGCCGAATGAAGACGCAGCTGCAGCCGCCTCCTGCTCACCTGCTCACCTCAGTCGGAACTGCTGTCCAGGTTTATGAGCGCTCCGTCTACAGCGACAG ATACATCTTTGCCTTGAACATGTTTGAGCTGGGCTGTATTAGTCCGATAGAGTGGGCCATCTACCAGGACTGGCACTCCCTCCTGGTGGAAGAGTTCGGACCccgggtggagctggagggcaTCATCTACCTGAGAGCCCCACCAGAG ACGTGTCTGAAGCGCCTGCAGCACCGAGGACGGGCGGAAGAAGAGGGAGTGAAACTGGACTATCTGGAAATGCTGCATGTTCAACACGAGAGGTGGCTCGTAGAGAAGAGCACCGA GATACACTTTGACAAATTAAAAAACATTCCCGTGTTAGAGCTGGATGCCAGTGCGGAGTTTCAGAGTGACCCAGTGGTGCAGGAGCAGTTTATATCAAAG GTGAAGAACTTCTTCAGTTCTTTATAA
- the LOC101071696 gene encoding eukaryotic translation initiation factor 4E-binding protein 1-like produces MSSDNLKTTAKAIPTIHEAVHTPADYSATPGETLFSTTPGGTRIIYDRKFLLDCRGSPLARTPLHYLPTIPGVTSPCSSTEKAQNGEALNNIGVPEGSMTGGEESQFELDV; encoded by the exons ATGTCCTCTGACAACCTGAAGACCACGGCAAAGGCCATCCCGACTATCCACGAGGCGGTACACACGCCCGCAGACTACTCTGCGACCCCCGGGGAGACTCTGTTCAGTACGACACCAGGTG GTACCAGGATCATCTACGACCGAAAGTTCCTGCTGGACTGTCGTGGTTCTCCATTAGCCAGGACTCCTCTGCATTACCTGCCCACCATCCCAGGGGTGACCAGTCCGTGCTCCAGCACCGAGAAGGCTCAGAACGGAGAAGCTCTGAACAACATCGGGGTACCTGAAGGCAGCATGACTGGTG GCGAAGAATCGCAGTTTGAATTGGACGTCTAA
- the ccdc117 gene encoding coiled-coil domain-containing protein 117 isoform X2 → MHQSAHTSSGVGCLPAMFSFSGPSGFPQFDFGAPRMSDDLQKSQMSNSWETRCLRKNKRRADDEACSAKKRRLTMEAEVDFTDNSCSNPRFDWPSASGCLPPLLASQQDNPGPLLPVGLSKTPNLLQPLCGLPQPEMDSSCMEIEAAQRKLQEIEDRITLEDDDEDEDLGVEPAPKRPVLVILDSLKEGLQRGITDILPHTVAQSVSHSCMELVLWRPPDELFSRKQKNPAQKLRKQQTAVSQQPLTPCSSPDHQGPSSPPADAHSCLYSFPATRSSGEEDMEM, encoded by the exons ATGCACCAATCTGCTCATACAAGCAGTGGCGTGGGATGTTTGCCAGCCATGTTCTCATTTTCAGGCCCCAGCGGCTTTCCACAATTTGATTTCGGAGCTCCACGCATGTCAGACGACCTGCAAAAATCACAAATGTCCAACAG ctgggagACCCGGTGTCTAAGGAAGAACAAGCGGAGAGCTGATGATGA AGCGTGCAGCGCCAAAAAGAGGAGGCTAACGATGGAGGCAGAAGTGGACTTTACAGACAACTCGTGTAGTAACCCTCGTTTTGACTGGCCTTCAGCAAGCGGTTGCCTTCCTCCCCTGTTGGCTTCACAGCAGGACAACCCTGGACCTTTATTACCTGTGGGTTTATCTAAAACCCCGAATTTACTGCAGCCCCTCTGTGGTCTGCCCCAGCCTGAGATGGACAGCTCCTGCATGGAGATAGAAGCAGCTCAGAGGAAACTTCAGGAGATCGAAGACAG AATTACGTTGGAGGATgacgatgaggatgaagatTTAGGTGTTGAGCCGGCACCGAAGCGACCAGTGCTGGTGATTTTGGACAGTCTGAAGGAGGGTCTGCAGCGGGGCATCACTGACATATTACCACACACAGTAGCTCAGTCCGT GAGCCATTCCTGCATGGAGTTGGTGTTGTGGCGCCCACCGGATGAGCTGTTCTCCCGGAAGCAAAAGAACCCGGCACAGAAACTACGTAAACAACAGACAGCAGTGTCTCAGCAACCCCTGACTCCCTGTTCGTCTCCTGACCATCAGGGCCCCTCCAGCCCTCCTGCTGACGCTCACTCTTGCCTGTACAGCTTCCCTGCCACCCGCAGCTCCGGAGAGGAGGACATGGAAATGTAA